TGTTGTCCCGAGGAATGAACATGATCATCTTGGTGCCGAGCCGCTCGCAGAATTCCTGCATAATCTCCTCTTCGCGGTCTACCTTCCGGCTGTTACAGATAATTCCTCCGAGGCGCACTCCGGTGCGCTGGGCATACTTCACCATCCCCCGGCAAATGTTGTTGGCCGCATAGATGGCCATCATCTCTCCGGAGGCCACGATGTAAATTTCCTGAGCCTTGCCCTCACGAACCGGCATGGCAAACCCTCCGCAGACCACATCCCCTAGGACATCAAAGAAGAGGAAGTCTAGGTCTTCGGGATAACCCCCGAGCTCCTCCATGAGATTTATAGCGGTGATGACACCACGGCCGGCACACCCTACTCCCGGTTCCGGTCCTCCGGATTCCACGCACCGTATCCCCCCAAAGCCGGTCTTTACCACCTTCTCCAAGGTGAGGTTTTCTTCGCCTTCTTCGCGTAGGAGATCTAGGACCGTCTCCTGCGGCTTCCCTCCCAAGATGAGACGCGTAGCATCAGCCTTGGGATCGCAACCGTGGATCATGACCTTTTTGTTGTAGTAGTGAGCCAGAGCCGCGGCCAAATTCTGGCAAGTAGTAGATTTTCCTATGCCACCCTTTCCGTATATGCCAATCTTTCTGGTCCCTTCTCCCATAAGCCCCTCCTTCTCGGATCTTTTTTTGTCCCCCCAGAGAGCAAGGAGGATGCCATAACCCGAATCCCTTGATTTTTAAGGCTTTCGCGGTGTACGGGACCTCTTACCAAAACCGACTGGTAGGTTTTGCGAGTTTAATTTGTAGGATTTGCAAGTTTCTTAAAAAGTGGAATGTTTTTTGCATTTTATTTTTGGTGATGAGGCTCATGGACACCACCATAAGGGAGGGGACTCAGCGCTGGGGGGTGTATTTTCCGTTCAGGGTGAGGAGGGAAATTGTGAGGCGTCTTGCGGATCTGGGGGTTGAGGAAGTGGAGCTCGGAGTGGTGGGAGAGGAAAGGCTGCGGGTTCTGATCCTTTCCGCCCGTAGGGTGTCTAAGAGGGTGAGATTCAGCGTATGGTTGCGTTTAAAAAAAGAAGATATAGAGAAGGCCGCCCGGTTGCCGGAAGTGGGATTTAATCTTGGAGTACCAGTTTCGGATATCCAGCTCAAACGCCGGCTTCGTTTAGATCCCGAGGTCCTTCTTAAAAAGACGGAGGAGATGATATCGCTAGCCGCGAGATACTCTCCATGCGTCACCCTGGGGCTTGAGGACGCTTCTCGGGCTGACAGGATTTTTATTTTTCAAATTTGTAGAGTGGCCATTTCATCCGGAGCACAACGGATAAGGATCTCGGATACCCTAGGGCTTTTCAATCCCTTGGAGGTAGCGGAACTCATCCGAGCCCTCAAGAAGGCTTTTCCAGAAACCGAAATAGGGTTTCACGGCCACAATGATTTCGGCCTAGCCACAGCCAACGCCGTCTCTGCCCTTGCCGCCGGAGCCGACTGGGTGGATGTAAGTGTTCTGGGACTAGGGGAGAGGGCCGGCATTGCCTCCCTTGAAGAGGTGCTGGCCTATCTCTATTTCCGAAAAGGTCAAAAACATTATCGTATAGAGCTTCTTCCGAAACTTTCTCATTATGTAGCCTGGCAAGCCGGTGAGGTTATTCCAGAATTCAGGCCTGTAGTAGGCCGGAAACTCTTTTACTGCGAAAGTGGCCTTCATGTGGAAGGTCTCAAAAAGGCCCCAGAACTCTATGAACCTTTTCCCCCGGAAGCCCTGGGACTGAAGAGGGAACTATCGCTCGGGGCCAAAAGCGGACGGGCGGCCCTGAAGGCCTTGCTTAAGGAGTGGAAACTTGAATTCCCTGAAGAGAAGCTCGAAAGCCTGGTAAAAAAGGTCCGCAAACTCTCCTCCAAACTGGGCCGGCCGCTAAATAAACAGGAAGTGGAAAAGTTGGTTAGGATATACTGGTTTAACATTTGTTAGATTTTATTTAACAAAAGTGTAAAAATGAAAAATCTAGAAGCCCTAAAATTAGAAGTTCTTTACGCCACCCATGAACTTATAGGACAGGCCCTAGAGCTTGAGAAAACCCTACGCAGGATCCTCCGTATCCTGGCGGAAAAGCTCGATATGAAAAGGGCTTCCATAGTCTTATGGGACGAGGCTTCAGGACACTTGAAGATTAAGGCTTCTTATGGCTTGAGTCCGGAAGAAGAGGCGCAGGGGATTTATGAAATCGGGGAAGGCGTGACCGGGAGGGTCTTTGCTACCGGAGAACCCTGCATAGTCTCCGATGTGAGCCAAGAGCCGCTCTTTTTAAACCGCACCGGTGCCCGGCGCCTTACCAAGGAGGTGATTTCCTTTATCGCAGTGCCCATCCGGGCCGAGCATGAAACCTTGGGTGTCCTATGGGTGGATAGGCTCTTCAGCTACCAGGTGGCCTTTGAAGAGGACGTGAAGTTCCTAGAGGTCATGGCCTTTCTGATTGCCCAGTTTGTGAAGCTCAAAAGGAGCGTGGAGGCCCGGGAGACCCACCTCCGGGAGGAAAACTTGGCCTTAAGGGACGAACTTAAGGCCCGCTTCAGTGAGTTCATGTATGGGTCTCGTAGCCCGAAGATGAAAGAGGTCTTGAGTCTGGTGAAACAGGTAGCTCCAGCTCGGGCCACGGTGTTGCTCCTCGGGGAATCCGGCACAGGTAAAACCCTTACGGCCAGACTCATACATGAACTCAGCCCCAGACGCGGAAAGCCTTTCGTGAAAGTTAACTGCGCCGCCCTTCCGGAAAATCTCCTTGAGGCTGAACTTTTCGGTTACGAACGAGGGGCCTTTACCGGAGCAGATCGCAGCAAGCCCGGACGCCTGGAGCTCGCTGACGGAGGCACGGTCTTCCTAGACGAGATCGGGGAACTGCCGCTACCGCTTCAGGGCAAACTCCTGCGTTTCATTCAGGAGCGGGAATTCGAACGCTTGGGAAGCACTAGGACCCGGCGGGTGGATGTGCGCATCATTGCGGCCACCAACAGGGATCTAGAAAAACTCGTCCGCGAAGGGGCCTTCAGGGAGGATCTTTTCTACCGGCTCAATGTCTTTCCCATCTATATCCCCCCTCTTCGTGAGCGACGAGAGGATATTCCGGGATTGGTCAAATTCCTCCTGCACCGCATGGAGAAGACCCATGGAAGAGGCTTGATTCTTTCCCCAGGGGCCTTGCGGAAACTGGTAGAATATCCCTGGCCTGGAAATGTGCGAGAGCTAGAGAATGTCCTTGAAAGGCTTTTTATCGTGGCTGAGGAAAACCTGGTACCTGAGGCCTTGGTTTCCCAGCTTTTGAGTCTTGAAGAAAATCTTAAGAATGGTGGAAAGAGGAGGAACCTAACCACCGAGGTCTTTTTAAAAGAACCTTCCGCTGACGAAATCTTGGAGGCCTTGCGCCGTAACAACTTTGTTATCGCCCGTGCGGCCCGGGAACTAGGGCTTACCTTCCGACAACTCCGCTACCGTATCAAGAAGCTGGCACTCGAAAACCACTTCCCCATCCGCCGTGGCCGACCACCCCTAAAATGAAGGAGGTCTATAAGGTATCTATGATTCCGGCGATATACTCCAGGGCCTCTTCGCGGGTCTTTACCCGGCCCTCAACCTGGGCCTCCTCTACGGCTTCAAGGAGTTTCCGGAAGATGGGACCAGGCGCAAGTCCGAAGATCTCTATGAGGTCACGGCCGGTAACCAGTCTCTTCCTCTCCACCTTCCGCAAGGTTTCTCGGTAAAACTCGTGGAGTTCCCTAAAAAATTCTGCAAGTTTTTCCTCTTCGTCTGGGTCCTTGTCCGGACCTCTCGCCGCCAGACCATCTGCCATGGCCACCACAAAGAGATCGGGATACTCTGGAACATCCCTCAAAAGCCTCCTCTTGGCCCTGGCTGTAAGTCGGCCTTTTTCTTTTTCAGCAAGTAAATGAAAGGGCCGCATGTGGTTCCGGATGAGATGGGCTACTCTTTTAGCGAGATCCTTCTTGAAACGCAATCGTTCCGCCATCTCAAGAAAGATCATAGTGTTTCGTCAACTGTGTCCGCAGGATAAGAGGCCTTCCTCCATAAGATCCTCAAAACCTCTCAGTTTTCGCGAACGGTATTTCTCCTCTAGACCCCTAAGCACCAGATAGACTACCTTGTAAAGTGCCCCAGGCTCACAGAAAACCTCTATCACCTTGGTCCTGCGCTTGACCTCTTTAATCAGCCTTTCAAGCTGATTCGTGGTGTAAATATAATTCCGAATAGGCTCCGGATATTCCAGAAAAACCAAGAGATCCTCGAGGTTCTCCTCCCAGTGCTTCACTACTTCCGGATACTTCCCTTGCCACCGGGCCTTGAAAGCCCTGAAGGCCTCCAGGGCCTCGGACCTCCTCCCAGCCCGATAAATTTTCCTCAAATCCTGAGCCAGCGCCTCTCGGTGAGACCTCCGAACCTTCCTCAGGCTATACTTGAGACTGTGAAGAACGCATCTCTGAAACCTGGCCCCAGGATAAACCCTGAGAACCGCCTCCTTCAAGCCTGATAGCCCGTCCCCTATGACCACCTCAATCCTCTTGAGACCTCTTTCGCGCAGTTCGTTGAAAATTTCCTGATAAACCAGAGCGCTCTCACCTTCCCCTCCACTGGTCCAAAAGCCCACAATCTCTCTGGTCCCATCTCGCCTTATCCCCAAAGCCAGATACACCGGCTCCCTGGCCACAGTTCCTCTCCTCACCGGCAGAAAAGTAGCATCCAGATAAAGGGCAAAGTATTCCTCCGAAAGCCTTCGCTTTCTCCAGGACTCAATTTGGTCCTCGGCTACCTCCGTTAGTCTGCTTATACTGGCTGGCGAATAGTAAGCCCCGTAAATGGTCTCGATAAATCTTGAAACCGCCCTGGTACTGGCTCCCGAAGCGTACAAGGCCAATACAGCTTCTCCCAAGTCGAGACCGGCTCTTCTCCTTGGAGGAGGTAGAATCTGAGCTCTAAAGTTTCCATCTCGAGTTCTGGGAACCATAAGGCCTTCAATAGGCCCGTATTTGGTGAGAAGGGAGCGAGAGTAGAAACCATTGCCTTTGGTTTCAGGGTGTTCCTCAAGGTAAAGGCTTCTTTCCTCAATAGCCAGTCGCTCAATCACGCTTTTAATGGCCTCCTTGATGAGGTCCTCCAGCTTTTCTATAATTTCTCTGCCCTGCATGGCCTTCCTCCTTCCCTTTGGTTTGACTCCCACTTATTATCGCAAGGAGGAAGGCCTCTTTATTTACCCCCTCGGACACAATTTGTGAAACACTACCAGAAGGGCTAAGCTCACCTTCGTAACTTCCTTACTTTTTCCCACCGACCATCAAGGGTTATTCTCTCTTAAGCGGGGAATAGGTGAGGAAAACCGTTTTTCCTTGAAGGGGTGATTTCCTGAAACCGTTGATAATCAAACGCCCCCGGGAGGACTCGAACCTCCGACACCGGGATTAGGAATCCCGTGCTCTATCCGCCTGAGCTACGGGGGCAGAGGCTTGAATTTGTTGTCTTTTAAGGATCTTACCCAAATCAGGTCCCTATGGCAAGAACGGTCAGAACCAGCCAGAACAGGTCAATTGCAATCAATTTTGCTTGCAGTCTGCTTGCAGACACAAGCAACGAAACAATAATAAGCCGAAGAAACACTAAATTTGCTTGCAGGCAGGCTGAAATTGCATCCAAGGAATCAAACCAGTACTTCCGATAATTTTCGAGAGCCTTGGTTCCCTCCTTAGTATATAGGAGTAGGTATACCCGCACAGTCATATTCTTGTATTCTTGTAATCAAAAATTCGTGGTCTGCCGTCTTGGGCGTCCGATAATCCAGAGCCGAAGGTGGTCTGACCGAGTTGTAATATTCCCTCCACCAGGCCAGCCTTTCATTTTAACTCCCGAATCCTTTTCCATCGTGCTGTGCAGGCTCTCAATCTGGCCATTGTAGTAGGGGCTTGCAGGGAGATTGCCACCTCCTCCTGTTTTTCAGGGAGGCGGCCTTGCACCCTAATATTTTAAACAGTCCAAAAATCGGGGAGCATTCCAGACACCATCTACGCCTGGGAGAGCGGCCGCCGCACGCCCAGCGCCAGAAAGCTAGCCCAGGTGGGCCGAGCCTCCCTGTAAAATTTCGGGAAATTGCGGTATCCTGAGCCCAAATTCCTCGCGAGGAGGAGAGATGGCCCGATGGGGTTTCATTGGTGGGGGAAAGATGGCTGAGGCCCTCCTGCGGGGAGGCCTCGCCGCAGGAATCCTTAAACCGCAGGAGGTTCTGATCTCTACTCCGGGGAAGGACCGTCAGGAGTATCTTCGGAAGACCTATGGGGTGGCGGCCTTTTTTGACAATCCCCGCCTGGTACGAGAGTGTGAGACGGTGGTCCTGGCGGTAAAACCTCAGGTCCTTTCCGGGGTATTGGAAGAGATCCGGGAAGCAGCCCGGAAGCACCGCCCTCTTTTCATCTCGGTGGTGGCCGGTTTCCCCCTTGAGAGACTCAAGGCCGGGCTTGGGGGAGTGGAGCGCCTGGTACGCGTCATGCCCAACACCCCGGCCCTGGTCCTTTCCGGAGTGAGCGCCCTTTGTAAGGCCCCGGAGACCCCGGAGGAGGACCTTTCCCGGGCCGAGGCCCTCTTTTCCGCCCTGGGGGAGGTGGTTCGGGTGCCGGAGGCCCTTTTTGACGCGGTGACCGGGCTTTCGGGAAGCGGTCCGGCCTACGTCTTCGCCTTCATCGAGGCCTTGGTGGACGGGGGAGTGCGGGAGGGACTTTCCCGGGAAGTGGCTGAAAGGCTGGCCGTGGGGACGGTGCTCGGGGCGGCCCGGCTCATGAAAGAGACCGGGAAAGACCCTTACGCCCTCAAGGCCATGGTAACCTCTCCGGGGGGCACCACCATTGCCGGCCTCAAGGCCCTGGCCGACCGTGGCTTTCACGGGGCGGTGATGGAGGCCGTGGCCGCGGCCACCCGGAGGGCCCGGGAGCTTTCCGGTGGCTAAGCGCAAAAATCCCTGGGCCGACTATTACACCCGCCGGGCCAAGGAGGAGGGCTTTCCGGCCCGCTCGGTCTTCAAGCTCCAGGAGGCCCAAAAGAAGTATGGTCTGATCCGGCCCGGAGACCGGGTGCTGGACTTGGGCTGCGCCCCCGGGGCCTGGAGTAAGTACGCCCTTAAGATCGTAGGCCCCGAGGGCCTGGTGGTGGGGGTGGATCTTCAGGAAGTGAAATTATCCGCCCCCAATTTTGTCTTTGTAAAGGCCGACGTCTTTGAGCTTGACCCGGAGGAGTTGCGGAAACTAGCCCCGGGGGGTTTTCAGGTGGTCCTCAGCGATCTGGCCCCTAAGACCACCGGGGACCGCTCCGGGGACCACTTTCGTTCCCTGCATCTGGCCCGCCGGGCCCTGGAGGTGGCCCGGGAAGTCCTTCATCCCGGAGGCCATTTTATGGTCAAGATCTTCGAGGGGGAAAGAACGGCGGCCTTCCGCAAAGAGGTGGAAGGGCTCTTTCAAAGGGTCAAATTCTTTCGGCCCAAGAGCACCCGTAGCACCAGTCGCGAAATTTTCATTTTAGGGTTTGACAAACGCCAAAATTATCTAAAAAAGAGAGGATAGATTTGCAAACTAAGAATAGATAATATTAATAGGAAACAAAAAATAAAAGAGGCAAAAACGAGCTTTCTTTCCCCGGCCTGTCGGGAGAGGTGGCGAAGGGTGGTCCGCTATATTCAGCCGATCCTGGATCTGAGCCTCTTCTGGAAGATGGGAATGGTGATCGGAGCCTGCGTGTTGGTAAGTTTTATCATGGCCGGGATCCTTTACTTTGAGCTCCAAAAACTCTATACAGGTTTCGAATTTTCTCCGGGTTATAAATATGAACTTTTGGCCCAAGAGGGCCTTCGGCTTCTGGAGCGGATGGAAAAGTCTCCGGAAAACTCGGAAGAATACCTACGGAATCTCTTAGAACTGCGCACCCTCCTTAAGGCCGGAATGGCTGGAGGAATCTACCATGGCCGGCTGGCGAGCCTGCCCGGAGAGTTCACTTTACGCTTTCCAAACCCGGAGACCCTTCCTCCTGAACCCCGCTCTTATTTAAAAGCCTCCCTTGAGGCCCTCGAAGCCCTAGAAAAAGGAAAGGCCCCCTCCGAAAACCTGGCCAAGCTCCGGGCCTCCCTAGAAAAGACCCTGATATGGGGGCACGATAACTGCCAAAGATTCCGCCAACAAATGAGTATATTGGTTTCCCGCACCACCACCTTTAAATGGATCATGCTCGTTTTTGTGGGGGTCTTCCTCCTCTGGGGGGCCGTGGCCTTCATTTTCATGGTCCTTCAACCTTTGCGCCAGGTTACTGAAAGAATTCGGGATATGGCCCGGGGAAAGGGGCTGGAGGAATGTATAGATGGGGAGACCGGTTGCGTATTGGAGTATTACGCCCGGGATGAGATTGGACAGTTGGTAGATTCGGTAAATGAACTGGTTTCCAATTATCAGGATCTCAATCTCTTCAAGCACGTGATCGAAGAGGATGAGGAGGTAGAAGAGGTCTTTAAGCGGCTAGGAGAGGCCTTTCAGAAAAAACTGGGGCTTGAAAATTTTGTCCTTCTCCAGGTCTCCAACTCTCAGAACACTATGGAGATCGTCTGCACCTCCCCCCCAGGACTAGAGGTCAATCCCGAGATCCTCTTTAATGCCTCCTTCTGTCGGGCCAAGCGTACGGGACATGTGGTGAGTTCCCTGGATCACAAAGGGATTTGTCCCCGGTTTCTCTGGCCAGAGGAGGCCGATCATTACTGTATCCCCATGATGAGCGGAGGAGAGTGCATCGGGGTGGTCCAGTTCCTGCTTCCTCCGGAATATGCCGTAAGGAAAGAGAAGAATCTCCACGAAAAGTTACGCATGGCCAACAGATACATCGAAGAGGCCGTCCCGGTAATTGAGGCCAAACGTTATGCCGCTTCCTTTAAGGAACAAAGCCTTAAAGACCCCCTCACCGAACTTTATAATCGCCGTTTCTTGGAGACGGCTATAGAAAGTTTAGTGGCTGGGGTCATGCGTCGCAAGACCACACTGGGAATCCTTATGGCCGATCTGGACTACTTCAAAGAGGTCAACGACAAATATGGACACGATGCCGGAGACCTCATTTTGAAAGAAACCGCCCAGATCTTCAAGAAAAATGTACGCAATTCGGATCTAGTGGTCCGTTTCGGGGGGGAGGAATTCCTCATTCTCCTCATGGATACCCGGAATGGAGAATCGGTGAAGGTGGCCGAAAAACTGCGCCGGGCGGTGGAGGCCCACGAATTCCACATCCGGGGAAATATCCTCCACAAGACGGTCTCCATCGGGGTGAGCGAATTTCCCACCGACGCCCAGGGGATCTGGGAGGCCATCAAGTACGCCGATGTAGCCCTTTACAAGGCCAAGGAGATGGGCCGCAACCGGGTGGTCCGTTTCACCCCCGATATGTGGCCCGCCGAAGAATACTAACTCTCCTTGTCATAGCCCGTCTTCCCGGTTTAAGTTTGGGAAAGTCCCCAAGCGGAGGCGGTGCATATGGAGTGGAAAAAGACCCTCAATCTCCCGCAAACGGATTTTCCGATGAAAGGAAAGCTCCCCCAGCGGGAGCCGGAATTCCTGCGCTTTTGGGAATCCCTTAAACTCTACCAAAAGCTCAACCAGCGGGAAGGCCCTCTTTTCGTCCTCCATGACGGCCCTCCTTACGCCAACGGGCGCATCCACATGGGCACCGCCTTAAACAAGGTCTTGAAAGACATCATCCTTAAGAGCCGGCGCATGATGGGCTTCCGGGCCCCTTATGTCCCGGGGTGGGACTGCCACGGTTTGCCCATTGAGCTCAATGTAGAGCGGGAACTGGGAGTGCGCCGGGGAGAACTTCCCAAAAACGAGATCCGGCAACACTGCCGGGCCTATGCCGAACGCTTCATCCACATCCAGCGGGAGGAATTCCGCCGGCTGGGGGTCCTCGGCGACTGGGAGAATCCTTACCTCACCATGAGTCCGGACTACGAGGCTACCATCGCCCGGGAGTTCGTGCGTTTCCTCTCCTCAGGACAGGTCTACCGGCGCAAAAAGCCCGTTTTCTGGTGCACCCACTGCGTAACCGCCCTGGCGGAGGCCGAAGTAGAGTATTACGATCACCGCTCCCCCTCCGTTTATGTAAAATTTCCTCTGGCCAAGGACGCCCTTGAAGCCCTGGGACTTTCTGAGCCGGCTGCGGTCCTCATCTGGACCACCACCCCTTGGACCCTTCCGGCTAATCTAGCCGTAGCCCTCCATCCGGAATTCGACTACGTGCTGGTGCGCTGGCCCGGAGAGGAACCCTTGCTTCTGGCCGAAGGTCGCCTTTCGGCCCTTTGTGCGGAGCTTTCCCGGGACCTTCCCGAGATCCTCCTCCGGGTAGATCCGCGAAAGCTCGAGGGCCGGCATGCCCAACACCCCTTCTACGAAAGGGAAAGCCTTTTCATCCTGGCCGACTACGTAACCCTGGAGGCAGGAACGGGTTGCGTGCACATCGCTCCCGGCCACGGAGAAGAGGACTACGAAAGCGGTCTGCGCTACGGGCTGGAGGTTTACTCTCCGGTAGACGACACCGGGCACTTCCTCCCCGACCTTCCCCTTTTCGGGGGCCTTAAGATCTGGAAGGCCAATCCGCGCATCCTGGACCTCCTCCGGAAAAAAGGGCGGCTCCTTTTCG
This portion of the Thermosulfurimonas marina genome encodes:
- a CDS encoding LeuA family protein, with translation MDTTIREGTQRWGVYFPFRVRREIVRRLADLGVEEVELGVVGEERLRVLILSARRVSKRVRFSVWLRLKKEDIEKAARLPEVGFNLGVPVSDIQLKRRLRLDPEVLLKKTEEMISLAARYSPCVTLGLEDASRADRIFIFQICRVAISSGAQRIRISDTLGLFNPLEVAELIRALKKAFPETEIGFHGHNDFGLATANAVSALAAGADWVDVSVLGLGERAGIASLEEVLAYLYFRKGQKHYRIELLPKLSHYVAWQAGEVIPEFRPVVGRKLFYCESGLHVEGLKKAPELYEPFPPEALGLKRELSLGAKSGRAALKALLKEWKLEFPEEKLESLVKKVRKLSSKLGRPLNKQEVEKLVRIYWFNIC
- a CDS encoding sensor domain-containing diguanylate cyclase produces the protein MVRYIQPILDLSLFWKMGMVIGACVLVSFIMAGILYFELQKLYTGFEFSPGYKYELLAQEGLRLLERMEKSPENSEEYLRNLLELRTLLKAGMAGGIYHGRLASLPGEFTLRFPNPETLPPEPRSYLKASLEALEALEKGKAPSENLAKLRASLEKTLIWGHDNCQRFRQQMSILVSRTTTFKWIMLVFVGVFLLWGAVAFIFMVLQPLRQVTERIRDMARGKGLEECIDGETGCVLEYYARDEIGQLVDSVNELVSNYQDLNLFKHVIEEDEEVEEVFKRLGEAFQKKLGLENFVLLQVSNSQNTMEIVCTSPPGLEVNPEILFNASFCRAKRTGHVVSSLDHKGICPRFLWPEEADHYCIPMMSGGECIGVVQFLLPPEYAVRKEKNLHEKLRMANRYIEEAVPVIEAKRYAASFKEQSLKDPLTELYNRRFLETAIESLVAGVMRRKTTLGILMADLDYFKEVNDKYGHDAGDLILKETAQIFKKNVRNSDLVVRFGGEEFLILLMDTRNGESVKVAEKLRRAVEAHEFHIRGNILHKTVSIGVSEFPTDAQGIWEAIKYADVALYKAKEMGRNRVVRFTPDMWPAEEY
- a CDS encoding sigma 54-interacting transcriptional regulator, with amino-acid sequence MKNLEALKLEVLYATHELIGQALELEKTLRRILRILAEKLDMKRASIVLWDEASGHLKIKASYGLSPEEEAQGIYEIGEGVTGRVFATGEPCIVSDVSQEPLFLNRTGARRLTKEVISFIAVPIRAEHETLGVLWVDRLFSYQVAFEEDVKFLEVMAFLIAQFVKLKRSVEARETHLREENLALRDELKARFSEFMYGSRSPKMKEVLSLVKQVAPARATVLLLGESGTGKTLTARLIHELSPRRGKPFVKVNCAALPENLLEAELFGYERGAFTGADRSKPGRLELADGGTVFLDEIGELPLPLQGKLLRFIQEREFERLGSTRTRRVDVRIIAATNRDLEKLVREGAFREDLFYRLNVFPIYIPPLRERREDIPGLVKFLLHRMEKTHGRGLILSPGALRKLVEYPWPGNVRELENVLERLFIVAEENLVPEALVSQLLSLEENLKNGGKRRNLTTEVFLKEPSADEILEALRRNNFVIARAARELGLTFRQLRYRIKKLALENHFPIRRGRPPLK
- a CDS encoding RlmE family RNA methyltransferase, with amino-acid sequence MAKRKNPWADYYTRRAKEEGFPARSVFKLQEAQKKYGLIRPGDRVLDLGCAPGAWSKYALKIVGPEGLVVGVDLQEVKLSAPNFVFVKADVFELDPEELRKLAPGGFQVVLSDLAPKTTGDRSGDHFRSLHLARRALEVAREVLHPGGHFMVKIFEGERTAAFRKEVEGLFQRVKFFRPKSTRSTSREIFILGFDKRQNYLKKRG
- the nifH gene encoding nitrogenase iron protein, which gives rise to MGEGTRKIGIYGKGGIGKSTTCQNLAAALAHYYNKKVMIHGCDPKADATRLILGGKPQETVLDLLREEGEENLTLEKVVKTGFGGIRCVESGGPEPGVGCAGRGVITAINLMEELGGYPEDLDFLFFDVLGDVVCGGFAMPVREGKAQEIYIVASGEMMAIYAANNICRGMVKYAQRTGVRLGGIICNSRKVDREEEIMQEFCERLGTKMIMFIPRDNIVQKAEFNRKTVVEYEPEHPQAQAYKELARRIMENRDLVIPKPLSMDELESLVVKYGLV
- a CDS encoding IS256 family transposase, which encodes MQGREIIEKLEDLIKEAIKSVIERLAIEERSLYLEEHPETKGNGFYSRSLLTKYGPIEGLMVPRTRDGNFRAQILPPPRRRAGLDLGEAVLALYASGASTRAVSRFIETIYGAYYSPASISRLTEVAEDQIESWRKRRLSEEYFALYLDATFLPVRRGTVAREPVYLALGIRRDGTREIVGFWTSGGEGESALVYQEIFNELRERGLKRIEVVIGDGLSGLKEAVLRVYPGARFQRCVLHSLKYSLRKVRRSHREALAQDLRKIYRAGRRSEALEAFRAFKARWQGKYPEVVKHWEENLEDLLVFLEYPEPIRNYIYTTNQLERLIKEVKRRTKVIEVFCEPGALYKVVYLVLRGLEEKYRSRKLRGFEDLMEEGLLSCGHS
- the proC gene encoding pyrroline-5-carboxylate reductase gives rise to the protein MARWGFIGGGKMAEALLRGGLAAGILKPQEVLISTPGKDRQEYLRKTYGVAAFFDNPRLVRECETVVLAVKPQVLSGVLEEIREAARKHRPLFISVVAGFPLERLKAGLGGVERLVRVMPNTPALVLSGVSALCKAPETPEEDLSRAEALFSALGEVVRVPEALFDAVTGLSGSGPAYVFAFIEALVDGGVREGLSREVAERLAVGTVLGAARLMKETGKDPYALKAMVTSPGGTTIAGLKALADRGFHGAVMEAVAAATRRARELSGG
- a CDS encoding transposase, with amino-acid sequence MAWWREYYNSVRPPSALDYRTPKTADHEFLITRIQEYDCAGIPTPIY